In a single window of the Limnochorda sp. L945t genome:
- a CDS encoding MFS transporter — protein sequence MMNQPYSSRWRILSAVLLGSIMGPIDASVVYIAIPVIARDFGADPATIGWVSMAYLLVLGSLLLAFGRMGDMLGFDRVFLAGLATFVLTSSLCGLAPNLGALILMRALQAVGAGMMMAVAPAIITAVFPPQERGRALGMNGMVVALGLAIGPSLGGVLVDALGWRAIFFINVPVGIAAYLWCRRLVPALGSERRQRFDWPGAVLAFGGLGTLLLSVSRGQSYNWSWPILALGLGALLLLLGFVVVEKRSPEPMLDLALFRIRAFAAGNLAALLNFMTQYVIVFLTPFLLQQAMGLSAGRAGATMTAFPLTVLAVAPLAGALSDKVGQRGLAFTGSLICTIAALLLAGLGHHSGTSDVAWRLSLFGLGTGLFQSPNNSAVMGSVPRFRLGIAGGVLAGTRNVGMVLGIALGGAMLTARQAAYLRLQPMGAFLAALREAYLAAALVSVVATVACLWTRLPGPCGAGDG from the coding sequence ATGATGAATCAACCGTACAGCAGCAGATGGCGGATCCTCTCCGCGGTGCTTCTCGGCTCCATCATGGGGCCCATCGATGCCAGCGTGGTGTACATCGCCATACCCGTCATCGCCCGGGATTTCGGGGCAGACCCGGCCACCATCGGCTGGGTGTCCATGGCCTATCTGCTGGTGCTGGGCAGCCTGCTGCTCGCCTTTGGCCGGATGGGAGACATGCTCGGCTTCGATCGGGTGTTTTTGGCCGGGCTTGCTACCTTCGTCCTCACCTCCTCCCTGTGCGGCCTTGCTCCTAACCTGGGAGCGCTGATCCTGATGCGGGCACTGCAGGCGGTGGGAGCAGGCATGATGATGGCCGTGGCTCCCGCGATCATCACCGCCGTCTTCCCGCCTCAGGAACGGGGCCGGGCTCTGGGCATGAACGGGATGGTCGTAGCCCTCGGCCTGGCCATCGGGCCCAGCCTGGGAGGTGTCCTGGTAGACGCTCTGGGATGGCGGGCGATCTTTTTCATCAACGTCCCCGTCGGTATCGCCGCTTACCTGTGGTGCCGCCGACTTGTCCCCGCACTCGGCAGCGAAAGGCGCCAGCGCTTTGACTGGCCGGGAGCGGTGTTGGCCTTTGGCGGCCTCGGTACCCTGCTCCTGTCGGTGAGCCGCGGCCAGAGTTACAACTGGTCCTGGCCCATCCTGGCGCTCGGCCTCGGGGCCCTCCTCTTGCTGCTCGGGTTCGTCGTGGTGGAGAAGCGCTCTCCCGAGCCCATGCTGGACCTCGCGCTCTTCCGCATCCGCGCCTTTGCCGCGGGCAACCTGGCCGCCCTTCTCAACTTCATGACCCAGTACGTCATCGTCTTCCTGACCCCCTTTCTCCTGCAGCAGGCCATGGGGTTGTCCGCCGGACGGGCAGGGGCAACGATGACCGCCTTTCCCCTGACGGTGCTGGCAGTGGCTCCCCTGGCCGGCGCGCTGTCGGACAAGGTTGGGCAGCGAGGGCTGGCCTTCACGGGCTCGCTCATCTGTACTATCGCCGCTCTGCTCCTGGCCGGGCTGGGGCACCATTCCGGCACCTCCGACGTGGCCTGGCGTCTCAGCCTCTTCGGGCTGGGCACGGGGCTATTCCAGTCTCCCAACAACAGCGCCGTGATGGGCTCCGTACCCCGCTTCCGGTTGGGCATCGCCGGGGGCGTGTTGGCCGGCACCCGCAACGTGGGAATGGTGCTGGGTATCGCTCTGGGTGGCGCGATGCTGACGGCCCGGCAAGCCGCTTATCTCCGCCTGCAACCCATGGGAGCTTTCCTGGCCGCCCTGAGAGAAGCCTACCTGGCAGCAGCGCTGGTTTCGGTGGTGGCCACCGTAGCCTGTCTATGGACCAGACTGCCCGGGCCGTGCGGAGCCGGGGACGGATGA